TGGTGAACCATCGCCTTATCTACCGCTTCCTGCAGATCATCTTTCAGAATGGGTTTCAGCAAAAAGTCAACAACACTGTGACGTATTGCCTCCAGGGCATATGCTTCGTGGGAGGTAGTGATAATGATGGATGTATTGGTATGGCCGCAGGCTTTAATCACCTCAAAACCATTGAGGCCAGGCATTTCCACATCCAGGAATACCAGTTCGGGGCGATGTTTCTCTATGGCTTCAAGCGCCGACCGGCCATCAGCACATACTGCAACGACATTAACAGAGGGGCAATGTTTCTCCAGTAGTAGTTTTAGTACACTCCGGCTCAGCTTTTCGTCATCAACGATGATGGTTCGCATGATTAGTTAATAATTGTATTCCTCTAATCTGATTTAGGGGTAGTGGTGTATAGAGATAATACTTTGATAAATTGGTTTACGAGTAATGATTATCCTGCGATGAAAATACAAAATCTGCGGACATCGAAACTAATTTTAATTGCTTGCTGACGCCTGCGGTATGAGTATTCCCTGCGGCCGGCTTTAAAATAAAACGGCGCAAAGTGCTATACTTCATGCCCAGGCATCATTCGGCTGTTAACATGCAGCATAGAGATTTTAATACGGTGTCCGCTAGGATCTTCTTCTTCAGCTATCTGTGCCTGGATGTGATATTTTTCATTGATCACCTGCAGCCTTTCGCCGGCAATCGTAATCCCTTTAGTCAGGTAGGATTGCTGGTCCAGGTCGGGGGCATCCTGTTGCACGCCATTATCTTCTATGCATACGGCAATAGTATCTCCCTCGCGGTCAATGGTGATATTGAGCATACCACCTTTGCCCGGCCGCAGGAGCAGGCGACGCCAGATGACATCCTGTACATATGGCTGTATTAGCAGGGGAGGAATAAAAGTTAGCTGCTGAGCAACAGCAGGAAGTACTTCCAGCTGGTATTCGAACTGCGGGCCGAACCGGAGCTGTTCCAGTTGCAGATAGAGCTCCAGTGCCTCCACATCTTCTTCGAGGTTCACCCATTCTTTGTTACAATTACGGATGATGAGCCGCATTAAGCGGGCAAAGCGTGTAAGGTAAAGGGATGCCAGATCCGTACTGGTAGTCAGGATGTAGTGGTGTATAGCATTCAGGCTATTAAAAATAAAGTGGGGGTTCATCTGCGCCTGAAATGCATGCATTTCAAGATGGACGAGTGCCAGCTGCCTGCTTATCTCTTTGGCTACATCCTTTTTCAGCTTATTTTCCCGGCTTCGGAACAGAATCAATACCAGGGTCAGGCTCAACAAAAAAAACAGCCAATATTGCCAACCCGCTGCATTGAACAAATCAAAGCAAAAACTCACGCCTTATCGGTTTACTTTTCCAAGGATACAATTAACTCTTAGTTCGGAACGAAATGCAGATGTCTGACTATGACTAACAATATCCGTCAAATCCGCTTAAGCGGGAAGCAACACTTATTACTAGGCAGTTTTTATACTAAAAACGGTGTCTATTGGCCGGTAAGTGGTAGGAGAAGCATGGTTTATAAAATAAAAATTGCGAAATACGTGATCCGCACTTCGCAATTAAGTATCATTTGATAGGGCAGGGGGCTATTCTGTAAACTTATAACCTACGCCTCTTACCGAATGGAAATATCTGGAATTCCGGCTATCTTCTTCGAAGTACTTGCGGAAATTGAGGATAAAGTTATCAATGGTACGTGTAGTAGGATATACGTTATAGCCCCATACAACCTGCAGGATCTTTTCCCTGGTCACCACTTCTCCTTTATTCTCGATCAGGAGTTTCAGGAGCATGGTTTCTTTCTTGCTCAGCTCATAGTGTTTGCCATCTTTGCCAATGCATTCCTGTGCGGCGAAATCGATTTGATTATCACCGAAACGATAAACGTTTGAGACACTATCCTTGTCCTGGATCTTCTTGTTTTTTAAGATCAGCTTCTCTACACGCAGCAGCAGTTCTTCGAGGTTGAAAGGCTTGGTCATGTAGTCGTCGCCTCCTTTTTTCAGGCCCAGTACGCGGTCTGCACTGCTGTTCTTGGCACTGAGGAAGAGGATGGGTACTTCATTGTTCTGGATCCGGATGTTTTCGCACACGGCGATACCATCCATTTCCGGCAACATTATATCCAGTATGATGAGGTCGAAATACTCGTTCTTTACTGCCTTTAAAGCAGCGGTTCCATTGTCTACAGCCGTTACTTCATAGCCTTCCAGCTCCAGGTTCAGCTTGAGTGCCTCCTGAAGATTCTCTTCGTCTTCTACCAGTAGTATGGATGCTTTTGTAGCTTCCTTCATAGTTTAAATTTCGATAAGCTTAAATTACTGATAATGTAATTTACGCCGTTTGTACGGAATATACCGGCCATGTGATTTCAAAACATGCTCCGGTAGGTACATTATCTTTTACAATGATAGTTCCGCCATGCTGCTGTACGATCCTTCTGGTAAGGAAGAGGCCTAACCCGGAACCTTTGGCTTTGCGGGTGTTCTCATTACCAATGCGATAAAATTTGAGGAAGATCCTTTCCCGTTCATCAATTGGGATGCCCGGCCCTTCATCTTTCACAATTAGTCTAAGCTGGCCGGCGTTTTCCTCTAACCGTACGTCTATGACCGTATTTCTGGGTGCATATTTAGCGGCATTCTCTACCAGGTTGTTCAGCGCAATCTGTAACATGAACTTGTCACCATTCAGCCATACATCAGGCAAAATATGTGCCTGTATGGCATGTGTGGCGATTCTGCCTTTGATTTCCTTCACCCCGGTGGCTACCAGTTCGGAGAAATTGAGGTCTTCGCGAAACAGCTTATAACGGTCTGATTCCATTTGGGATGCCAGTAGTATATTATTACAGAGCTGATCGAGACGATTGGTTTCGCGAATAGTATTGTCCAGGAGTTTGAGCCGCTTTTCCTCATCCAGTCTATGTTTACGAAGCGTTTCCAGATTGAGTTTGGCGGCGGCAATGGGGGATTTTAGTTCGTGTGTTACGGCCATCATGAAGTTTTGCTGTTGCTGGGAGAGCTTCATTTGCTTGTAGATGGAGCGGTATACAAAAAAGCCACCCATTAAGATGATGGCCAGAAAAATAATTCCCTCTCCGATAAACATGACAGTACGGCGGTATTCTGTCGTTTGGATCCGTGTCAGTTCCTGTTGATATTCTACCGGGTGTGCTACACTGTCAGTTCTCAGCACCAGGTTCTGGATTTCGAAGCGGGAGATCTGTTCGCTTTGCATAAACAGGAGTACACCCCACCATACGAGTGCCAGGATCGTGTATGCAAGTACAAACAGATAAATAACGGAAATGGCTTTCCCGTCCTG
This window of the Chitinophaga sancti genome carries:
- a CDS encoding sensor histidine kinase, which produces MSFCFDLFNAAGWQYWLFFLLSLTLVLILFRSRENKLKKDVAKEISRQLALVHLEMHAFQAQMNPHFIFNSLNAIHHYILTTSTDLASLYLTRFARLMRLIIRNCNKEWVNLEEDVEALELYLQLEQLRFGPQFEYQLEVLPAVAQQLTFIPPLLIQPYVQDVIWRRLLLRPGKGGMLNITIDREGDTIAVCIEDNGVQQDAPDLDQQSYLTKGITIAGERLQVINEKYHIQAQIAEEEDPSGHRIKISMLHVNSRMMPGHEV
- a CDS encoding response regulator transcription factor, which encodes MKEATKASILLVEDEENLQEALKLNLELEGYEVTAVDNGTAALKAVKNEYFDLIILDIMLPEMDGIAVCENIRIQNNEVPILFLSAKNSSADRVLGLKKGGDDYMTKPFNLEELLLRVEKLILKNKKIQDKDSVSNVYRFGDNQIDFAAQECIGKDGKHYELSKKETMLLKLLIENKGEVVTREKILQVVWGYNVYPTTRTIDNFILNFRKYFEEDSRNSRYFHSVRGVGYKFTE
- a CDS encoding sensor histidine kinase, with the protein product MKKLLNKLQDGKAISVIYLFVLAYTILALVWWGVLLFMQSEQISRFEIQNLVLRTDSVAHPVEYQQELTRIQTTEYRRTVMFIGEGIIFLAIILMGGFFVYRSIYKQMKLSQQQQNFMMAVTHELKSPIAAAKLNLETLRKHRLDEEKRLKLLDNTIRETNRLDQLCNNILLASQMESDRYKLFREDLNFSELVATGVKEIKGRIATHAIQAHILPDVWLNGDKFMLQIALNNLVENAAKYAPRNTVIDVRLEENAGQLRLIVKDEGPGIPIDERERIFLKFYRIGNENTRKAKGSGLGLFLTRRIVQQHGGTIIVKDNVPTGACFEITWPVYSVQTA